Proteins from a genomic interval of Tenacibaculum sp. SZ-18:
- the panB gene encoding 3-methyl-2-oxobutanoate hydroxymethyltransferase, with the protein MSVAKKEYKKVTVKSLVEMKSNNEKISMLTAYDYTMAKIVDDAGIDVILVGDSASNVMAGHETTLPITLDQMIYHASSVVRAIDRCLVVVDLPFGTYQGNSKQALDSAIRIMKESGGHAVKLEGGAEIEQSISRILTAGIPVMGHLGLTPQSIYKFGTYTVRAKEEEEAIKLKEDAKLLEQLGCFALVLEKVPAKLAQEVAESISIPVIGIGAGSGVDGQVLVMHDMLGMTHEFNPRFLRRYLDLHSEMTNAFKQYITDVKNVDFPNEKEQY; encoded by the coding sequence ATGTCTGTAGCAAAAAAAGAATACAAAAAAGTTACTGTAAAGTCATTGGTAGAGATGAAAAGTAACAATGAAAAAATTTCAATGTTAACTGCCTATGATTATACGATGGCTAAAATTGTTGATGATGCTGGAATTGATGTTATTCTAGTTGGTGATTCTGCCTCGAATGTAATGGCTGGACACGAAACCACGTTACCAATTACATTAGATCAAATGATTTATCATGCAAGTTCGGTTGTAAGAGCTATTGATCGTTGTTTAGTTGTTGTTGATTTACCTTTCGGAACTTACCAAGGAAATTCAAAACAAGCTTTAGATTCTGCAATTCGTATTATGAAAGAATCTGGCGGACATGCTGTAAAACTTGAAGGTGGAGCAGAAATTGAGCAATCTATTTCTAGAATTTTAACCGCTGGAATTCCTGTAATGGGACATTTAGGTTTAACTCCGCAATCTATCTATAAATTCGGAACATACACGGTAAGAGCGAAAGAAGAGGAAGAAGCTATAAAACTAAAAGAAGATGCTAAATTATTAGAACAATTAGGCTGTTTTGCTTTAGTTTTAGAAAAAGTTCCTGCTAAATTAGCTCAAGAAGTTGCTGAAAGCATTTCTATTCCTGTTATTGGAATTGGTGCCGGAAGCGGTGTTGATGGACAGGTTTTAGTAATGCATGATATGTTGGGTATGACTCATGAATTTAATCCACGTTTTTTACGTAGATATTTAGACTTACATAGTGAAATGACCAATGCTTTCAAACAGTATATTACTGATGTAAAAAACGTTGATTTTCCAAATGAGAAAGAACAGTATTAA
- a CDS encoding 2-hydroxyacid dehydrogenase: MKVLHLDTNHPLLINQFEDLGFTNHEDYTSLKDEIEAKIHKYDGIVIRSRFTIDQQFLDKATNLKFIGRVGAGLENIDCDYAQQKNIELVSAPEGNRNAVGEHALGMLLSLFNKLNKADKEVRQGKWLRENNRGIELDGKTVGLIGYGNMGKAFAKKLRGFDVEVLCYDIKSNVGDQNCKQVSLEELQEKSEVLSLHTPQTELTMNMVNESFINDFKKPFWLINTARGKSVITKDLVAAIESGKILGAGLDVLEYEKKSFENLFTDSEMPEAFQYLINSENVLLSPHVAGWTIESKEKLAQTIVDKVKKKFC, translated from the coding sequence ATGAAAGTTCTTCATCTCGATACTAATCATCCTTTATTAATTAATCAATTCGAAGATTTAGGTTTTACAAATCACGAAGACTATACTTCGTTAAAAGATGAAATAGAAGCAAAAATCCATAAATACGATGGAATTGTAATCAGAAGTAGATTTACAATTGATCAACAATTTTTGGATAAAGCAACAAATCTAAAATTTATTGGCCGTGTTGGTGCTGGACTCGAAAATATTGATTGTGATTATGCACAACAAAAAAACATTGAATTAGTTTCGGCTCCTGAAGGGAATAGAAATGCAGTTGGTGAACATGCTTTAGGAATGTTACTTTCTTTATTCAACAAATTGAATAAAGCGGATAAAGAAGTTCGACAAGGAAAATGGTTACGAGAAAATAATCGTGGAATTGAACTAGACGGCAAAACAGTTGGGTTAATCGGTTATGGAAATATGGGAAAAGCCTTTGCTAAAAAACTTAGAGGTTTTGATGTTGAGGTTCTGTGTTACGATATAAAATCAAATGTTGGAGACCAAAATTGCAAGCAAGTTTCATTGGAAGAACTTCAAGAAAAATCTGAAGTATTGAGTCTTCATACTCCACAAACAGAATTAACCATGAATATGGTTAACGAATCATTTATTAATGACTTTAAAAAACCATTTTGGTTAATCAATACGGCAAGAGGAAAATCTGTTATCACAAAAGACTTAGTTGCTGCTATTGAATCTGGAAAAATTTTAGGCGCAGGTTTAGATGTTTTAGAATACGAGAAAAAATCGTTTGAAAATCTTTTTACAGATTCAGAGATGCCTGAAGCTTTTCAATATTTAATCAACTCAGAAAATGTTTTACTATCGCCTCATGTAGCAGGATGGACTATAGAAAGTAAAGAAAAACTAGCACAAACAATTGTTGACAAAGTCAAGAAGAAATTCTGTTAG